A stretch of the Balearica regulorum gibbericeps isolate bBalReg1 chromosome 15, bBalReg1.pri, whole genome shotgun sequence genome encodes the following:
- the VWA3A gene encoding von Willebrand factor A domain-containing protein 3A codes for MDTHIRKMAQLLDNDQFLEKIGVTTKSGLQGDHPPCQDFTMSHLGPDNGLLVTHINKTQDVLRAQMKKIQSEKVQTTEEWLRNYSLESLQLTLEHLINEGNIILNSRNDVEEIEFTEETVTDFESRLSEVIELYQQRIQWLLQDSRKVFGLIKGTKVGLVVDVSHVSYGPRLLDFQKDLLCLIDEQLCYKKQLYCLSFSTEISPLWESPKNINVCVLHEARQWIQQLEPGQGCNLLKALKHVLMMKELNSLVLIVGSCPDQSLEILSDYAQQCMLGRKLQTHAVTYDCSNPASLAVLKHLAEAVRGRYHCYSSKGENFDSSDFHLLLQESRKAKDLLRSIKQTLQRRIGGSLVGRIADVSTEFANTAPSNFLPKPPKHEGPLVIQTPCVLAKTSTDWLKTNGLKAKKLNLYQVLAPNAFSPVEEFVPILKKKVSSTLHEKAMVQFEWYDGTVKNIHVDLPALYNYQKLLAEMVGIYEKRIDWLSLASRRTWGSVCERRVVILVDVSVTNSMYIIHIQHALRLLLEEQMSDKDYFNIIAFGSDVVPWQLELVPAQPENLQNAWRWVLSLQCKGSRNFMSALRRAVEVDFKDKDKHKSQGLYMLTTGIPDQETHKVSAYVGEVCRGFDLQLHVCLFSVMEDVDSSGIVPARYANPIETATAFKEIVRAANGRFHWFGEAGIFESDDITVIVSEMEKANNYSQKCALLVESLKQRSVNHTVNPFVPEEDSNVLMKKEKRGPQKLPSPKPTALSLARMYTKENHGAERNTSIGVLAWRPTSAKAEIPPAQTLKEWPQTENKRNHKPRKQPEFSVSVFYTDKGRNVGTVYRKYPKIMSIRKSVPSVTLPKKEEICSSKEWLTKYSIKKLKLELPRLMFGPGCTHQKKTVESLHKKVSAKYCTIFPSVEINGVVKHLQFQSKELEMYTEQLEKVLQRYIKRIQWLLSGSRRLFGIILEANVCVLIDTSGSMDPYLPHVTKELTSLIWEQLRKNEVRFNLLRFAENTESWKEHLVEATNENCHDAVQWVSKFHAHGNTCILTALQKALSFQGIEALYVLTDGKPDTSCSLILKEIERLRKKQDIKIHTISFSCADREANEFLKKLASQTGGRYHCSLGVVDGQLAAHRMLTEGLDDEDDPVFPYFEGDDLKKLTQEVAKARSFLKQAKSLRLLLQKWNINQKDNSGL; via the exons ATGGATACACACATCAGGAAAATGGCTCAATTGTTGGACAATGAtcagtttttggaaaaaattgg GGTGACAACAAAATCCGGTCTACAGGGTGATCATCCACCATGTCAAGATTTTACTATGTCTCATCTAGGACCAGATAATGGATTGCTGGTAACACATATCAACAAGACACAAGATGTGTTG AGAgcacaaatgaagaaaatacagtctGAAAAGGTGCAAACCACAGAAGAATGGCTAAGAAACTACAGTTTAGAATCCTTGCAATTAACATTAGAGCATCTGATAAATGAAGGCAATATTATTTT GAATTCAAGAAACGATGTTGAAGAGATAGAGTTTACAGAAGAGACAGTTACCGATTTTGAGTCCAGACTTTCTGA AGTGATTGAACTTTATCAGCAGCGAATTCAGTGGCTGTTGCAGGACAGCAGAAAG gtGTTTGGCCTTATTAAAGGAACCAAAGTTGGACTTGTGGTTGATGTGTCTCATGTGAGTTACGGTCCTAGACTACTGGATTTTCAGAAGGACCTTTTG tgCTTAATAGATGAACAGCTATGTTATAAGAAGCAATTGTACTGCCTCTCATTCAGTACAGAAATTTCACCTCTGTGGGAGAGTCCAAAAAACATCAATGTTTGTGT GCTACATGAAGCAAGACAGTGGATACAACAGCTGGAGCCTGGTCAAGGCTGCAATTTGCTGAAAGCCTTAAAACACGTCCTTATGATGAAAGAACTGAATTCTCTGGTTCTTATTGTAGGAAGCTG CCCTGATCAGTCTTTGGAAATACTGTCTGACTATGCTCAGCAGTGTATGCTGGGGAGAAAACTGCAGACTCATGCTGTTACATATGATTGCAGCAATCCTGCTTCTCTT GCAGTTCTAAAGCACCTTGCAGAAGCTGTAAGAGGCCGTTATCATTGCTACTCTTCAAAGGGAGAG AACTTTGATAGCAGTGATTTTCATCTGCTACTTCAGGAGTCCCGGAAGGCTAAGGACCTACTCAGGAGCATCAAACAGACTCTTCAAAGAAGAATTGGTGGCTCACTTGTTGGTAGAATAGCAGAT GTTTCCACAGAATTTGCAAATACAGCACCTTCCAACTTCTTACCAAAACCTCCAAAGCATGAAGGACCATTAGTTATTCAAACGCCATGCGTGCTAGCCAAAACCTCAACAGACTGGTTAAAGACAAATGGATTGAAAG CTAAAAAGTTAAACCTTTATCAAGTTTTGGCACCCAATGCTTTCTCTCCTGTGGAAGAATTTGTAcctattcttaaaaaaaaagtatcctcAACTCTGCATGAG AAAGCAATGGTGCAGTTTGAATGGTATGATGGAACTGTGAAAAATATCCACGTTGACTTGCCAGCATTATACAACTATCAG AAACTCCTTGCTGAAATGGTAGGAATCTATGAGAAACGAATTGACTGGCTATCTCTTGCTAGCAGAAGAACATGGGGAAGTGTTTGTGAAAGGAG GGTCGTTATACTTGTTGATGTATCAGTGACAAACTCTATGTACATCATCCATATCCAACATGCTTTGCGACTTTTACTTGAGGAACAGATGTCAGATAAGGATTACTTCAATATTATAGC ATTTGGGAGTGATGTCGTGCCTTGGCAGCTGGAACTGGTTCCTGCCCAACCAGAAAACTTACAAAATGCTTGGAG GTGGGTGTTGAGCTTGCAGTGCAAAGGGAGTAGAAATTTCATGAGTGCGCTCAGGAGAGCTGTGGAAGTAGACTTCAAAGACAAAGATAAACACAAATCGCAAGGACTTTACATGCTGACTACTGGAATACCTGATCAGGAAACG CACAAAGTCAGCGCTTACGTGGGTGAGGTTTGCAGAGGTTTTGATTTGCAGCTTCATGTCTGTCTGTTCAGTGTAATGGAGGACGTTGACTCCAGTGGGATTGTTCCAGCTCGCTACGCTAACCCAATTGAAACTGCCactgcttttaaagaaatagtaCGGGCAGCCAATGGGAGATTTCATTGGTTTGGAGAAGCAG GTATTTTTGAAAGTGATGATATCACCGTTATTGtgtctgaaatggaaaaagcaaacaactaCTCCCAAAAG TGTGCATTGCTAGTGGAATCCTTGAAGCAACGTTCGGTAAATCACACTGTTAATCCATTTGTACCAGAAGAAGACTCAAATGTGCttatgaagaaagagaaaagaggaccACAGAAGTTGCCATCTCCTAAACCCACAGCTCTGAGTCTGGCTAGAATG TATACTAAAGAGAACCATGGTGCAGAGAGAAACACTTCCATAGGAGTACTGGCATGGCGTCCTACTAGTGCCAAAGCAGAAATTCCACCAG CACAAACACTAAAAGAATGGCCTCAGACTGAGAATAAAAGGAATCATAAACCAAGGAAGCAGCCAGAGTTTTCTGTGTCAGTGTTTTATACTGATAAAGGAAGAAACGTGG GTACAGTATACCGAAAGTACCCAAAGATAATGTCCATAAGAAAGTCTGTTCCCTCTGTCACATTgccaaaaaaagaggaaatctgTTCAAGCAAAGAG TGGCTGACCAAGTACAGTATTAAAAAGCTTAAACTGGAATTGCCCAGACTGATGTTTGGCCCAGGTTGTACTCatcaaaagaaaactgtggaGTCTCTGCACAAGAAAGTATCGGCAAAATACTGTACTATCTTCCCTAGCGTAGAAATCAAT GGGGTTGTGAAACATCTGCAATTTCAATCTAAAGAACTGGAAATGTACACTGAACAACTGGAGAAAGTGTTGCAGCGCTATATAAAAAGAATACAGTGGCTTCTGTCAG GAAGCCGAAGGTTGTTTGGTATCATTTTAGAAGCAAATGTCTGTGTTTTGATTGATACATCTGGTTCCATGGACCCATATTTGCCACATGTCACGAAAGAACTTACCTCCCTTATCTGGgaacagctgagaaaaaatgaagtcaG gTTTAACCTGCTGAGatttgcagaaaatacagagagtTGGAAGGAGCACCTTGTAGAGGCAACTAATGAAAATTGTCATGATGCTGTGCAGTGGGTGTCCAAATTCCACGCTCACGGTAATACGTGCATCCTTACAGCTTTACAG aaggcTCTCAGTTTCCAAGGTATAGAGGCACTGTATGTATTGACTGATGGAAAACCAGACACCAGTTGCTctctgattttgaaagaaattgaaagattgagaaagaaacaagataTTAAAATCCACACCATTTCTTTTAGCTGCGCAGACAG AGAAGCTAATGAATTTCTGAAGAAGCTTGCTTCCCAAACAGGAGGGCGCTACCATTGCAGTTTAGGAGTTGTGGACGGACAATTAGCAGCACACAGAATGTTGACAGAGGGACTTGATGATGAAGAT gaTCCAGTTTTCCCTTACTTTGAAGGAGATGATTTAAAGAAACTTACTCAAGAAGTAGCAAAAGCTAGAAGTTTCTTAAAGCAGGCAAAATCTTTGAG